A genomic segment from Pangasianodon hypophthalmus isolate fPanHyp1 chromosome 25, fPanHyp1.pri, whole genome shotgun sequence encodes:
- the col8a1b gene encoding collagen alpha-1(VIII) chain: MHFHSACGFALVVQLYLLHHAQAGAYYGHQQLAQQNQPLPQLPHVPMGKEGIPHQQYLGKELPHLPYGNDMPMLPYYGNEQPQPFPLANPSLGKGENILRGQKGPTGENILRGQKGPAGENIPRGQKGPSGEVGPMGPRGPQGPPGPPGQGIPGPHGKPGPPGPQGYPGIGKPGMPGLPGKPGGIGLPGPKGDMGPSGGVGPVGLPGPPGLPGPPGLPGVSKPGAQGLPGQPGFRGEPGQKGSPGIPGLPGPKGDYGLGLPGLPGVKGPPGPPGVPGPGGIPGFGKPGLNGLPGAPGGPGKPGPPGEQGLAGLPGEEGQPGPPGPPGIGKPGLDGFPGPPGLPGGKGEPGPPGFPGGPGLPGIGKPGYPGPKGDKGHGGLPGAPGPKGEKGHGGFPGIIGPPGPGGLPGPPGLMGPPGGIGFPGPKGEVGEIGPKGPVGPTGEPGPPGLPGKSGLPGEGGQPGPRGLPGPLGPQGENGPKGLPGLPGAPGKPGPKGEGGLPGDKGSQGPIGIPGLMGPSGPIGPPGFPGPKGEYGPPGKPGPPGEGKPGFPGPMGPPGKPGPGGLPGKPGIPGLPGPPGPPGPPSGNGAILPDVGPGLDGAKQGVYKKFKPGDFIGRSVLEMPAFTAQLTTPFPPVGTPVVFNKILYNGNQNYNPQTGIFSCSIPGIYYFAYHVHCKGGNVWVALQKNNEPVMYTYDECKKGFLDQASGSAVLPLKSGDSVHVQLPSDQAPGLYAGQYVHSSFSGYLLYPM; the protein is encoded by the exons ATGCACTTCCACTCTGCCTGTGGATTTGCCTTGGTGGTACAGCTTTACCTGCTGCATCATGCCCAAGCAGGGGCATACTATGGACACCAGCAGCTGGCCCAGCAAAACCAACCACTGCCGCAGTTACCTCACGTGCCAATGGGCAAGGAAGGGATACCCCATCAGCAGTACTTAGGGAAGGAGTTGCCTCATCTGCCATATGGAAATGATATGCCCATGCTCCCATACTATGGAAATGAACAGCCACAGCCCTTTCCTTTGGCAAACCCCAGTCTAGGCAAAG GTGAAAACATTCTCCGAGGTCAGAAAGGTCCAACAG GTGAAAATATTCTCAGAGGTCAGAAAGGTCCTGCAG GTGAAAATATTCCCAGAGGCCAGAAAGGTCCTTCAGGTGAGGTTGGCCCCATGGGACCTCGAGGACCTCAGGGGCCCCCTGGACCACCAGGTCAGGGGATTCCAGGACCTCATGGGAAACCAGGCCCACCTGGCCCTCAGGGATACCCTGGGATTGGAAAACCAGGTATGCCAGGACTGCcaggaaaacctggaggaatTGGATTGCCAGGGCCAAAGGGTGACATGGGACCAAGTGGTGGTGTGGGACCAGTAGGATTGCCAGGCCCTCCAGGTCTTCCAGGCCCACCTGGGTTACCTGGTGTGTCAAAACCAGGTGCACAGGGATTACCTGGGCAGCCTGGGTTTCGTGGGGAGCCTGGACAAAAGGGCTCTCCAGGGATTCCTGGGCTTCCAGGACCTAAAGGTGATTATGGACTTGGCCTTCCGGGATTACCAGGGGTAAAAGGACCACCTGGGCCTCCAGGGGTACCAGGTCCTGGAGGAATACCGGGATTTGGAAAGCCAGGTCTAAATGGACTTCCTGGGGCCCCTGGAGGCCCTGGTAAACCTGGTCCCCCTGGAGAGCAAGGGTTAGCAGGACTTCCTGGTGAAGAGGGACAACCAGGGCCTCCAGGCCCACCAGGTATTGGCAAACCTGGTTTGGATGGTTTTCCAGGGCCACCTGGTCTTCCAGGTGGAAAGGGAGAGCCAGGTCCACCTGGTTTTCCAGGAGGTCCAGGTTTACCTGGAATTGGTAAACCTGGATACCCTGGACCAAAAGGTGACAAAGGACATGGTGGCTTACCTGGGGCTCCAGGTCCAAAAGGTGAGAAAGGTCATGGTGGATTTCCTGGAATAATTGGCCCACCTGGACCAGGTGGTCTTCCTGGTCCACCAGGTCTCATGGGGCCACCTGGTGGCATTGGCTTCCCTGGACCAAAAGGAGAGGTTGGTGAAATTGGGCCAAAAGGACCAGTAGGCCCCACAGGTGAACCCGGTCCTCCAGGACTTCCAGGAAAATCGGGGCTCCCAGGAGAAGGTGGACAACCAGGACCAAGAGGCTTACCTGGACCTTTAGGCCCTCAGGGTGAAAATGGACCTAAAGGTTTACCTGGTCTCCCCGGGGCTCCTGGCAAGCCGGGACCAAAGGGGGAAGGTGGGCTACCAGGAGACAAAGGTAGTCAAGGTCCAATAGGAATCCCAGGATTAATGGGGCCAAGTGGACCAATTGGGCCTCCTGGATTTCCTGGACCAAAGGGAGAATATGGACCACCAGGGAAGCCTGGACCACCAGGTGAAGGAAAGCCTGGTTTTCCAGGCCCAATGGGTCCACCGGGGAAACCGGGTCCTGGTGGACTTCCTGGTAAACCTGGAATACCTGGCCTTCCTGGTCCTCCTGGTCCACCTGGGCCTCCGTCTGGCAATGGTGCAATTCTTCCTGATGTGGGTCCAGGACTTGATGGGGCCAAACAAGGAGTCTATAAAAAATTCAAGCCTGGAGATTTTATTGGCAGGAGTGTTCTTGAGATGCCTGCCTTTACTGCTCAGCTAACAACACCATTTCCACCTGTTGGCACACCCGTGGTATTCAACAAGATCTTGTACAATGGCAACCAGAATTACAACCCTCAAACTGGCATTTTCTCCTGCAGTATACCAGGAATTTACTATTTTGCATACCATGTCCACTGTAAAGGGGGCAATGTATGGGTGGCTCTGCAAAAGAACAATGAGCCAGTCATGTACACATATGATGAGTGCAAAAAGGGTTTTCTGGATCAAGCATCAGGTAGTGCAGTACTGCCTCTAAAGTCTGGAGACTCAGTTCATGTTCAGTTACCATCAGATCAAGCTCCTGGACTTTATGCTGGTCAGTATGTCCATTCATCATTCTCTGGATATTTATTATACCCAATGTAA
- the jagn1b gene encoding protein jagunal homolog 1-B encodes MASRAGPRVEGTDGSDFQHRERVASHYQISVALKSEIRKLNMAHVALWALVLAQVVVSQLNLLSHKLVASPYQWEYPYLLSIIPTVLSFMALPKNTSGYLAVSMIGAGLFCIAPIIYGAMEMFPVAQQLYRHGKAYRFIFGFSAVSVLYLLIVVAVQVHAWQIYFSKKLLDAWFSTTQDKKKK; translated from the exons ATGGCATCGCGGGCCGGACCGAGAGTAGAGGGTACAGATGGAAGTGACTTTCAGCACCGGGAACGTGTGGCCTCACACTATCagattag TGTGGCACTGAAATCAGAAATCCGAAAGCTGAACATGGCTCACGTTGCGCTGTGGGCATTAGTTTTGGCCCAGGTGGTGGTGAGCCAGCTGAATTTACTCTCCCACAAACTGGTGGCCAGCCCGTACCAGTGGGAGTACCCGTACCTGCTGAGCATCATTCCCACCGTGCTGAGCTTCATGGCACTGCCGAAGAACACCAGCGGCTACCTGGCCGTGTCCATGATCGGCGCTGGGCTGTTTTGCATAGCGCCCATCATCTACGGTGCCATGGAGATGTTCCCTGTGGCGCAGCAGCTGTACCGGCACGGCAAAGCGTACCGCTTCATCTTCGGCTTTTCCGCCGTCTCCGTCCTCTACCTGCTTATAGTGGTGGCTGTGCAGGTGCACGCCTGGCAGATCTACTTCAGCAAGAAGCTCCTGGATGCCTGGTTCAGCACCACAcaggacaagaagaagaaatga